From the genome of Methylocystis echinoides:
CCGCGCCTCCTGTCACCAATTCCAGCATCCCGTCCTTGAAAACCATCGTTGGACTCATGGAGGAGAGCGGGCGCTTTGCGGGCGCAGGCGCGTTGGCGTCGCCGCCGAGCAATCCGTAATTGTTCGGAGCGCCCGGCTTCGCGGAAAAATCGTCGAGTTCGACATTCAGCAGGACGCCCGTCCCTTCAGCAACGAGCCCGGAGCCGTAGGGGAGGTTGAGGGTATAGGTATTTGCGACCGCGTTTCCATTTTCGTCGACGATCGAAAAATGAGTCGTCTGGTCGCTTTCGTAGCGCTCAGGGCGGCCAGGCGAGACCTCGATGGCGGGCCGGGCGTGATCGCTGACGATTTTTTTCCGCAAATCATCGGCGTAGATTTTCGAGATGAGGCTGCTTACGGGAATTTGCACAAAGTCGGGATCGCCCAGATAGAGGGAGCGGTCGGCGAAGGCGAGTTTCTCCGCCTCCGCCATCGCGTGGATGGTCGCCGCGGAATTGAAGCCCTGCGCCCCCAGCGGAAAGCCTTCGAGAATATTGGCGATCTCGATGATGTGCACGCCGCCGGAGGAAGGTGGCGGCATCGAGACGATCCCATGCCCTCGATAGTTTCCACGCACCGGCGCGCGCTCAACAGCATGGTAGCCCGCCAAATCCTCCAAAGTCATGCGCCCTCCCGCCTCCTGGACTGCGGCGACGATCTTCTCGGCCACCGGGCCGGTATAGAAGCCAGCGGCTCCACGGGACGCGATCGTCTCCAACGTCGCTACGAGGTCGTTGAGCGCAAGATGGTCGCCTGGGCGCGGCGCCGTTTTATCAGGCCTCAGATAGATCTTTGCGGAAGAAGGGTGGCGCGCGAGCGCCGCCGCGGCGAAGGGAAGCGAATCCGCGAGATCGTCATCGACCATCAGGCCTTGGCGCGCCAGAGCCGCCGCCGGGGCGATCAATTCGGCGAAGGTAAATCGGCCCGATCCATATTTGCGCCAAGCGAGCTCCAACCCGGCTACTGTCCCTGGCACGCCGATCGATAGGCCGCTGAAAAGTGACTTCATGCGGTCCGGTTGGCGTTTCTCGTTGAGAAACATGTCCTTTGTGGTCAGCGCCGGCGCCGTCTCGCGGTAATCGACGCAGGTTGTTGTCTTGCTCTCCGACAGATGAATCAACATAAACCCGCCGCCGCCGAGATTGCCGGCGCGCGGCAAGGTTACCGCAAGCGAAAATCCTATAGCGACCGCGGCGTCCACGGCGTTGCCTCCCTTCTTCAAAATGTCTATCCCAACCCGAGAAGCCGCCGCCTCCTGACTAACGACCATAGCGTGTCGTGACGTCACAGGCCGAGCGATCGCCAGATCAGACGCGATCGTTTGGCTTTGCGCCGAGACCTGAGAACTGAGTAGAAACATCGCAAAGATTGACAGCCATATCTTTTGCAGCTTGCGCACGTCTGCTTTTTGCGCATTCATTCAGCTCTCCCTCGTCCCGTCGCGACAAGACAAACATAGCTGGCCCAGTCAGACAATTGCTATGCGCGTCGTCGAAGCAGCCGCGCTTGCGCAATCGCGTCCGTCAAACTCTGAGACGACCCTTCGGTCAGCCGCTGCGACTCGAGAAAAGCGTTGTCGACCGTCGGCGGCGAGAAGCTCGGCTTTCCGGCCGGCTTCCGCTTCATTTGGCGACCCGAGTTCATAACGTTTCAAATTGAAACCAGAGCGCGTCAGCCTTATACTCGCGCTGGAATCGACTCCCCGGGGCCGGAGGAATTGCGCTTGGCTGAACACAGAAGCATAGGGGACGGTCATTTATCAGGGGAGCGGTTTTACGCTGACGGCCATCCGCTCGATGAAGTCCATTACATTGAAGCCAAGATCATCTTGAATGGGCTCCGCTTCACCTCGGTCCAGAGTTTCAAGGATTTTGCCAAGATCGTGCGCAAGGCGGCCAAACGCGCCGGCGTCGATTTCGAGACGGAGTCTTGCGAGGGCCTGCGTCCTCAAATTCGAGAGGTGCTGTTTCTCGACACCAAGGACTTCGCACTTTATAATAACTTCTTCATTCTGCGCCGCCGCACGTCATATGAAGACGGGTTTCCCGCGGGCGAACCGGAAATCGTCTTCAAGTTTCGGCATCCTGATCTCGACGCCGCGTCGGCGCTGGATGTGCGGCCGAGCATACAGGGAGCCTATCGCATCAAGTTCAAGGAAGAATGGCTGCCTCGAAAGGACCGTATTGGCGGTTCGCGTTCGCTATTCTCCCATAATGTCGAATTCAAATTGAATCCCTTGCATTTCGCTAACGATCTCACGTCGAGCGAGACGCTTGCCGAGGTCTTTCCCGCCCTTCAGCCGTTGCTCAGTCGCACGAGACGACACTT
Proteins encoded in this window:
- the ggt gene encoding gamma-glutamyltransferase translates to MFLLSSQVSAQSQTIASDLAIARPVTSRHAMVVSQEAAASRVGIDILKKGGNAVDAAVAIGFSLAVTLPRAGNLGGGGFMLIHLSESKTTTCVDYRETAPALTTKDMFLNEKRQPDRMKSLFSGLSIGVPGTVAGLELAWRKYGSGRFTFAELIAPAAALARQGLMVDDDLADSLPFAAAALARHPSSAKIYLRPDKTAPRPGDHLALNDLVATLETIASRGAAGFYTGPVAEKIVAAVQEAGGRMTLEDLAGYHAVERAPVRGNYRGHGIVSMPPPSSGGVHIIEIANILEGFPLGAQGFNSAATIHAMAEAEKLAFADRSLYLGDPDFVQIPVSSLISKIYADDLRKKIVSDHARPAIEVSPGRPERYESDQTTHFSIVDENGNAVANTYTLNLPYGSGLVAEGTGVLLNVELDDFSAKPGAPNNYGLLGGDANAPAPAKRPLSSMSPTMVFKDGMLELVTGGAGGSRIISIVLQIILDTVDHGLNVAEAAQAPRVHHQWQPDELRIERGVSPDTIRILEAFGHRVVVREAIGSAYTIARKDGLLTGAADPRHRGALAEGY